tgaaaattttttaaaaaaatttattatttatataataattatatataattaattatatatggtataaaaaaatactaataatctaatatagactgtagttatacttatactaatataattatactaaatcactataactaatacatATATCTATTGTGAAATGTACAGacgtattaattataattatattgatgatattaATTGGTTCTTTGTTAGTAGTTACTAACTTAGACCTAGAGTATGTCAATGTATTATGAATCTAATGGTAGTTCTAAGTTAATGCATAATGACTAATGAGGAATGAGctatatacaattttttatattttgtatatgaagcaataagcataaataatttaattatctacACATGCTTTACTTGCAACTTAGGTCatagatgtagatgttagtaattagttaatgaGGAATTGATATCATGttagttaattgatatcatacattacttaattacaatttacaattaggagtgtaaccggtccggtccggtcccgttttggacaaaatttagaacCGAACTGGTATGCaccagttttatatttttcaaaaccgattacgcactaGTTATCCTTTTAAATTGGTACTccggtttttcaattttaatgtattattatatattatataatatagtatattatagtatataatactataatgataatatattgtagtatattataattgtattatagagtatagtgatattttatagtatattataatatatagtgatatagtattattataactattaatatgcactatataatattagtataactattaatacaataaataaaatgatataagattttaagatttaatattatattaattagtaatttatcatataatacaaaactattttatatataattatatattatatataaaaattatatacaatagaaaaacttaaaatatatatataaatcggtccaattcagtttttttttttacacccctatttacaataatatttgtaattgatttatatttacttacaatttAAGTACcatttaacaaaaaatttatctaataactttaattagatatagatgaggatgtagatgttagtaattagttaatgataaattaatgataggttaattgataatatatattagttaattaatagaatattaatatttaattacatatttaaaattttatattgtaaatgaagataggttagatgaaaattacataattaattatattatattctataaaataatgtatataaaaaataaaaaaattattttcacatTTCAGACGGTCGGGTCTGGTCCGATTCGTGGAACCCCCAACCTCGGACCGAACCGAAGATCGAAATTTTCCAAAACCGTAGACCGAAACTGGCCACACATTTTTTGGTCCAGTCCGAACCGACAGCTAAACATGCCTAAGTGAAACACATGAAACCCCTCCCTCGATTCTCTCCCATTCCATTTCCCTCTCAAGGTCTCAACTCTATGACTCTCTCACTATGTGAAAACTGAAAGGTAAAAACCCTAGCCCCACTGCCCCCTAATTTCATGATCGTCGCAGCCTCGCGAGGCCTCCCCCACCACCTGATTGTAAACGGCGTGAAAACTGCGTGTAAATGGCGCCGTTGTAGACTCGTTTTCCCTCCCCCCAGGGCCTTCCCTCCCCTCTCAAGCTCCTCCACACAGGTATGGTTTTTGTACATAAATTATCTACTTTTTGATTTCATGATTACTCTCTATTTTTGTTACTAtctatttttttggtattttttttaaaagtattttgatTTCGTGATTTCGTGAATCTGGGTGTATATTTGTTTTCTTGTGAATCTATGATTCATGAATCTAGGTTGCTTGTTGGTGAATCTGTTATGAACTTATTTGTGTGATTTCACGATGAGGCTAATATTTGTGTGATTTCGTGAATAAGGGTTTCATGGTATTATTATGAATCTgtcattagtattttttttattattatgaatctgtatttgtgtgattttttatttgcttGGAAAAGTAGAAATACATctaggagaaagaaaaaaaagtgtaaaattaAGTAGAAACAGATTGAAAATACATCGATCtgtatgttataaaaaaaaatctgcttaTTTCAGTTCTTGCTATTGTTGATGCATTGTTTTTGTATATGGATCCTATTCTAGTAACAAATCCACAAAACTCTGCTACAAATGATGTTGAGTCAACCATACCTACACGACGGCAAGGCATTCCTCCACTCCCACCCAATATAAGTAGTAGTACTAAACCGAATATGAGTGGTAGACCTAGGTCAATTGTTTTGGATCACTTTACAAGAATACCAAATGGTGATCCAAGTAAACCTAGagctaaatgtaattattgtacTACTTCATATTCATGTGATACGAAAACCAGTGGTACAAAGTCCATAAAATATCACATTGAGAAACAATGTAAGAAATGTCCTGTTAATAGGACGGATAAGTCCAAACTACTCTAACTTGGAAGGCGAATGGAGGAAGTGGTAGATTGAAACTTGTGCCCATAGCATTAGTGTTGAGACTTGCATATAAGGCTTAGCAGAGATGATAATTATTGATAAGTTGCCCTTTAGCTTTGTTGAAGGTGAGGGTTTCAAAAAGTTTATACTTATTGTTTGCCCTAAATGGGTAACGATTACATCCCGTGTTACAGTTGCGAATGATTGTATTAGTGTGtatatgaggaaaaaaaataagttgagaaGTGCTCTTTAAAAGCAATGAATTTTCCTCACCACGAATACATGGACATCAGTGCAAAATCTTAACTATATGTGTTTGACTACacactttattgatgatgattgaaatcTACACaagataattcttttttttttgtttagttgAGAATCACAAGAGTGATACACTTGGTAGGGCCATTGAGATATGCTTTGCACGATTAGGGACGACTTAAATATCTTACTATCacacttgataatgcaagttctaataatggagcagtttcttatttgaaaaaaaaaacaagtatagGATGAACATTATTTTGGAACATAAATTCTTgtatgttcgatgttgtgctcaCATCTTAAACTTAATCATCCATGACAAgttgaagaaatttgatgagtCTATTGTAAATGTGAGAGGTGTCGAgaaatatgtgaagtcttcacCTCAAATATGGATTATATTTAAGAAATGTGTACAAttagaagatattacaagcaaAAGTGACATTTGCTTAAATGTACCAACTATGTGGAACTCCATCTATTATGTTGGagagaatttcaaaattttgaaaagcttTGGAACGATTAGATGAAGAAGACTCGTGGTTCCTTACTAATATTGGAGACGATAATAACGATGATGTAGAGCAAGTGGTGAATAGAAGAACGTCAAAGAAGTTAGGACCTCCCAATAATATCGATTGGGAGAAGGTAAGGTTATTTGTAAGGTTTCCTAAACtatttcatgatgcaactttaTGTTTTTTGGAGGATCAATATGCAACTTGCAACTCCTTTTTTCAGGAGTTAGTTACAATATCCGATGAGATTAATTTTGAATGTCAAAATCAAAACCCTATGGTGGAATTAATGGccacaaatatgaagaaaaaatttaacaaatattgGGATAGCATGGATAATATGAATATGTTGTTGTTTGTTGGAATTCGTCTTGATCCTCAGtacaagatgcgatatcttgaTTTTGGATTTGAATGGATGTATGCCCATGATCCCACAAAAGCGGTTGATTTGAGTGTTTCAGTGAAAAATACTTCAACTCGCAGGTATGAGGCATACCTTAGAAATGAAGAAGGGAATAATTCTTTACAACAACAGCAGCAGCCTAAATGTTTCTCACGTGAAGATTTAAATCATACAAATGAAGACGATGCAAGTAGAGACATAGACGTTCTTGCACAAAGAATGATCATATTTAAGCAACGGTTGCAGTCGGAGAACTCTCTTGAAAGCAAGTTAGAGGTTGATAGATTAGATGAAAAGTGTGAGGTAGACAATGCAAGTTTTGACATTCTAATTTGGTGGAAAGTTAATTCATTTAGATATCACGTCCTTTCAAAAATTACAcacgatgtacttgcaatactaGTCTCTACAGTTGCCTCTGAATCTTGCTTTAGCACAGCGGGTCGTGTCCTTGATCCTTTCCGAATTAATTTATCTCCGATGATGGTTGAGGGTCTCATTTGTGCACAAAATTAGCTtcgttcttcttctactccaatCAATCTtaggactttaatggatgagatgaaggattttgaAAGGCTGTTGGATATGGATATGTTTcttatttactttattttataacttttatgatctatatgttttgtaaatttatataattttttttttctttattgcaTAGCACTTGCTCAAGGGGGTGAAAATTCTATAGAGGCGTCAAATACAATGTCTACATCCAATGCAGATTCATGATACGAGAACTTGAATTGTTTTCTTGAATTGTAACTTgtccaattttattttacttttatattgtCTCTCATTGAACTTTTGTGTTCATATTTGACATTACCCAAAAAATGTagcattaaattttattaatttattagtctaTGGCAGCAGCTATATGGTAACAACATTTCGTTTGATGAAGAAAGTTTTGACGAGATCAAGTAGTGTTTGCGGTTTAGAGATCAAGTAttagttatttgttatttgtattatttattatttagtcatttgtaatttgtaatatCACTTTATTAGTAGGTGAGTTATGGCTAGAAGCCTAGATACATGGAttataaattgtaataatttttgtgTCATTTGCTtaactttttttggttttttaactactttttttcttttattcggACTCTTGGAGTTGGAGTTGTGGACTTATGGCTAgttgcttttacttttttcttgtttttctttttttatttggatttttaaaTATGGATGCTTAGTTGGCGTAATTGTTTGCTGCTTACTTGATTAGGGATTAGTTTAAATTTCTTTATctctattttgaaaaaatatgattgtAAACAATTCTGCATACCAATACATGTACTTATCTAACATAATTGGTCAGAAagtcaaattttaataaaaatgatgccaatttgaattttgaatatgaatgtaGCAGTATTAATACGCAAATCGGTATGCAGATTCGTTTGTATCTAGCAAAAatcctatatttttttagaatttattaTCTATGATTGATAAGATCATAAATTTGATAACCTTATTTAAGTTGTTTGGATGGATATAggaaattttgatttctttttaagtaaaacattttttttccaatttattgtatatagacaatttttcttttacgattattttaaatatttttattttcctttcaagttcttttttggtattttttgacTTAAAATTACACAAAATGTCAGTGGGCCAAAAAAATCCACATTGAGCCTCATAGAATTTTCACAGTTGGGCCGAATTCTACCTAAGATATAGATTGGGCTATTGGCCCATTTGGTACTACAAAGGACCGAACGGACCAACTAAGACTTAACCAGACCAGTCCCAAGGTCTGTTCAGTCTGATCTAGGGTAGAAAACTTTGGActgaataggtccggtccggtccgtaaaacctcatcggaccggaccggatcaAACCGAATTCACCTCTACTTTCACTGTATAAGTCATATACTTCAAAAATAGCTATACTAATAAtatactattaatattaatatactatcatataatttatatagttatactaatctctataattaatactatgtatagctatacaatagctatacagtatacttatcactataattaatataatttaattatcactatacttatattgaattaatataattatcactatactataatttatatagttatactaatcataataagttaataactaaattactataaatataactatatatattcaatatgaatgtattattatattctttaatatataactataatatataatactagtatatattaacatattataagatttatagtataaattataatatagaaattataatatactaaatcactataacagcataagtaatactaatatatagttatactaatagtcttctattaatactattatatagttatactaatcactataattaatactaatatatagctatacagttGTACTactactattagtctattatataatctaagactctcaattctaatatagactatatagctataactaatactaatatttatattaatactaattatgtAGAATATGGTTATACACTAACtaattcaacataactaatattactaatataatatagctatactaaattactaataatctaatatatatatatatatatatatatatatatatatatatatatattgtttgatAAAAAAGCATATTGTATTTATTGAAATTGGGCGTTACAATTTGGACTTGCAATTCACATTACAAACTAACTACAACTTTAAACGATCCCCAGTACACACAAGTGACTGGCATGGCCTTGCCCTTGTTGCAACCTCTCCAAACTATTATTTGAGAGACACCACTCTATCCAAAACAGAGTATAAGCAACCTCCTACCAGTTCAAAGAACGAAGTAGTAGACACCCTACAGACTAAAAGTCCTAGGGAACAACTCTTCAAACCTAATGTCTAAGAGacttgtaattttattatacTAAAAACATAAACCAAACAGAGATTAAgttaaaaaaccaaaatagaGAAACATAAAGCACTGACAAAGGGCTATATAGGAGCGTGGAATCCACACGCCGCCCTCGGAGCATGAAAGATGGTCAACTCCAAAGAAAACAGATGCCCTAGTCCTAGATAAGCCGTGTGTGGCGGCAGAAACATATCCCTAGTAGTGACGTTTGAACTTCAGTCACCCTGCTTTGGACCGCGCGTGCGATCCACTCGCCACTGTGTTTGGAAAACTTCTTCTCCCTTTCGACAAATCGGCGCATTGGAATGTTTGCTGTGGTGCGCGTGGATGCCGTCGAACTCCTAAAGCCAACAGATCGAAACATCTCCACCAAAATTGTTGGAACCAACCAGATGAAAACTAATGGAAAACcaatgaaagaaaaggaatagGATGAGGAGAAAGAGAGGGGAAGGGAAGGGAGGAGCCAAGCTCCTCCCCCCTAGTTCGGCCACATTGGCTCCTCCCCCCTAGTTCGGCCACATTAGGGTTTGAGAGCTCTTTCTAGAGAGAAGGTAGAAAAAGAGTAGGTGTGGATCATTAAGACCTTAATTTCAACCGacactaatagtctaatactaatacaattatatagttttaataattataaattcataataactaaatcattgtaagtctatacctatatatatatatatatatatatatatttagtgtcaatgtattattatattctttaatgtataactattaactataatatatagtactagtatatattaataaattaacatattatataagagttatggtataaattatgatatatcatatatatataaatttataataatattagtatagttaacttaatatgtaatatgttagcattaaatcactataattatatagagtattagtaataagagtattactattatttaatatagtattacatagagtattaatatatgtttagggtttgaagagatatagtaatactatcaTATAAACTTGAGTTCATGACAAACAATAATTGTAATACGGGAAAACCATTTGGGGGGACTAGAATGACAAATTAAAGCAATTTGATTATCTGAAGATTTGTCTTTAGAAACCTTTGGTTGCTCATCATTAGAAGGAGTTGCATGATCAAattgttttcaattttaaaacacaaaaattctTGTTTTAAAGCACCATTTGAAATCTTGAGATTATTTGGAATCTTCCAGAAATGTGTTGAGATTTCGGTCTCTTCTTATTGGATTTTCCAAAATAGAACCAACAAAAGAAGATCTAGATCCAACGaaaaaatttcttcttataCTGGGTGCTGGAGTTTgatcaaaactaattttaacaGTACCATCCAGGTATTGCTTAATATAATCAAGATCAGGTTCATTAGTACAAACTTTAGTAGGAGGAGCTTCATgtatactagtattactattattacatatagttattagttatagtattagtattagtgtattattagttataataaataagttaataattattactaatttactatatactaatagactaataatattagcgtattactaatatatattaatatacatatataatagtacactatatgtatatatattaaatatatcacaatataattatataagtattaaacaaaatgtcattagataaaaaaaatgaaaaaataactaaaaaaggCCTGGggtggaccgaatggaccgactgGATCGAACCATTTCAATTGGGACCGAACCTCCTTAGGGAGTTTGATCCGATCCAGGGTAGGAAAACCCTAGACCAAATAGATCCGGTCTGATCCACAAAACCTCTCGGAATCGGATTGGACTGGACCAAACTCCCCCCTAATCTCAGCTCTAATctcaaattaagaaaaataatacaaatacaacaattttcacaatttttaatTAAAGAGCATTTTTGTATAACACTTGAAAATAATATCGTTTcataaaaatatggaaaatactctAACCACAAatagattacataaaagtaatacTACAAACTTACGTGGCTTGATATAAtttatcagattataaagttacttttattgtaaagtagatataaCAAATTAGATGaaaccatattaatttatgagattatttttatgtaattcctTTGTAGATGTAACACTCCTCAAACACAACCTGCCCGCTCCTCTTTCCCCGAGTTTTTTAGAACTTAAATTTTCCTAGGAGCATTAACATTTAAGGTTATAGCACATCAACTACGATAGGCTGCTAGTTTTCAATGAAATTCCTCAAAAAATCTCAAGAGGACTCGCCATTTGATCATTTTAGAGAAGTATGTAATGAGTCTAGTGTCTCACAGAACTTAGAACGAGTTTAATTAATCACGTAGCATGCATATAAACTCTTAGACATCCTTCAGGCTTCAAGGGGAGATGTTACCAAAGGATTCATATCATTCGGTATCAGGATCAATGATCACATTTGAGTATGGAATTAGAAATAGCACATCGAGTATGGGATCGATTGATTTGCTACTTTGTAATTGGGTCTAAAACGGAGTAACCTAGAACTTAATTGGACTTTCTTGAATCCATTTATAGACATAATGCTAAAAACTAAGTAATCAAATATTGATACGAGTGGAACCCTTAAAACAAAATGACGAACCATCGAGTAGTGTCTATAGCGTGCGTGAGCTGCTCATGTTTGTCTGTTGTTATCCTAGCGTCTCACATAACTTAATTACAAGCCAATCACACACACAAGCTCTTGGAAACCCTCCCCTTGCAAGGCAATTTCTAAGGattagttatacttatatacccATGGTTTGGTATCAAAGATTCAAAAGGGTAAATTGAAAAGTAgagattaaattaattaaaaaattaaaaaaaaaaaactatttgttgATAAATAATCCTAAATACAACTTTAAATGTGTACAAATCTCgcacttttttttgataaaaagtgAAATCTATTATTAGAaggcaaattttttttatatgggtctcgaatttatccaatttttttaaaagaattccaCCTGAATTGTATGCTCTAAaactgtacaaatcatttcctcTTGCAGATATGGGTAGTTCATCCCACAACGATCACCGCGCCACAGACAATGGATGCAAGAGCGCTGGTGTACCCATGATGCCACAACAAAGAAAGGTGGTGTGAGAGGGGCGCTACAATCGGGCCCGGTCTAAGCAAGGCCTAGTAGCGCTCGTGATTATATGGTGCAGAAGACTTGCCATGCACCTGAAAATTTTGAACCTCAGCTTGAATTTTCGATTTTACAAACCCACTTCTTCCTGGGAAAATATAGaacaaattcaaatttcaagttAAGAACTAGGAAGGGACTTCAATACACTTCTTTTTTGAATCCAATTGATCATCTTTCTCTtcgttttcttccccttctacTTTCTGATATCCTTCTGAATCAGCTTCAGGTCTTTTCCTTTGAGGAATCActtgaaaaaaagaaactttCCAATCCTTTGTTTCCATAAACTTGAGGAGTATCTCTATCACTTGGTTCACGGTTAGGACCTGCACTCAAATAGAGGAAAACGATCAGCCTCATGATAGAGGTGGCAGGAGAGAGACCCAACACGGATTGTAGACAAGAATTATTACATTTCAATATTTGAATTAAGTACTATCCCAAACAGCtttgataaaaataagaatacaaCATGATAGAGGTAACGAAATGAGGTATTATAATTTGAATTACTCCTGCCAATATGCAGTTTCACATGTACTTGAAAAttatccaaaatatatatatatatatatatatatatatatatatatattttgataaataagaaaattatccAAAATATGCTTCCAAATACCATAGCTAAGGACCacagattttttcaaaaaatgaatacACAAAGCCTTCATGGAAACCAGAACCATTTGAAGGAAGAAATGCTTGCTGTGAATATGCAAAGTCACGGATTGAGAACCTGTCCACTTATTGTTTGGTAGCTTGGGGGCTAGAAAATCATTTAACACTTGCATCAACCTCCCACGCGTGAAAATGATGCAAGGGGTAGTCCTATCCATGCCATATTCAAGCAAGAGAGATAGAACTATACCTGGGAACTTGACATCTTCAAGTAACTCCCAATCGGGAGCTTCGCTGTCTGGATTCCTTGCTCTTTTGCTTTCTTCATGGTTATCCCTTTCCACCGATTACGGTCCACTAACCCACCAACAATATATATCTTCTTGGGATCAAGTTCCTCGAGAACAGTTTCTGCATCGGCCGTGAGATACACCAGGTTTTCCTTTTGATCTTCCAATGCTTCCATATATGATCCATTTTCCTTCTCAATTATCCACTTATCAAACCCCGGGAGTCTTTTCAATTGGCTTCCCATCTCTCCCTCGCACCCCGTTAACCAGAGATGGCAAGGGCTAGAGCATCTTCCATTCACCGCGTAACAATACATAATCTGCAGATTCAATCAATGGCAGATGgcataaaattatcaaaacaacTCACCTAAATATTGAACTGTTCCCCCAACAAACATGAATCATTTactattcaaagaaaaaaaacacagGTAACAGAAAGGAGGGAAAAAGAGGAGAACTTGGGGATTAGAAAAGAGACCTGTTGAACGAGACTGTGAATCTCGGAGGGGGTCATGAGGTGAGCGAAGTCGAGGTCTATGACGATCTTCTGGCCGCAATCTCTGGCTCCAGTGAGCCTCTCGATCTTCCTCCCTCTCTCCTCCGACCTCTTCTCCATCCTCTCCTTCCTCAGGCTTCTGCGGGACTCGATGAGCTTCGATCGCTCCTCTTCGGGCACGCTGGCCAAAGTCTCCTCCCACTCCTTTCGTTTCCGCTCCGAATCTTGCCTCTTTTGCTGCTTCGTCAGGGCCTTCTTCTCCGCTTTCTTCGCCTCGAACCTCTGTTGCTTCAGTAGCTTCTTCTGGGCGCTCTTCGAGAGAGGTTGTTGAAGAGGGGTGGTGGCGGGATCCGGGGGGGTTTCGAGGGCGCTTTGGTCATTTTCCACGGCCTCCATTGTTAGCTACGACCACAAAATACTGCAACCCTGCGTGTGGCTCTTTGAGCAGACGAGGGACTGTGTTTGGGTTTTAGCCTTTTAGGTTTCTTTGTTTGCTCGAGAATTGAAAGCTGCAGTCACGTCGCATTAGCAAATTCGAAACTTTTCCTTTAATCTCATcgtattattataatttttttaaatttttatataaaatataataaataatttattttttaaattttaatttaatttttttaaatttcaaaataatataatattaaaaaataatattttatttaatttacattttttgtttggttaaccaaaaccaaaaatctcatctcaacttatcattacaatttttttaaatctccatacaaaatataataaataatctaactttttcaaatttcaatacaaaattaatattaaaaaattat
This genomic interval from Carya illinoinensis cultivar Pawnee chromosome 10, C.illinoinensisPawnee_v1, whole genome shotgun sequence contains the following:
- the LOC122278043 gene encoding tRNA (guanine(9)-N1)-methyltransferase produces the protein MEAVENDQSALETPPDPATTPLQQPLSKSAQKKLLKQQRFEAKKAEKKALTKQQKRQDSERKRKEWEETLASVPEEERSKLIESRRSLRKERMEKRSEERGRKIERLTGARDCGQKIVIDLDFAHLMTPSEIHSLVQQIMYCYAVNGRCSSPCHLWLTGCEGEMGSQLKRLPGFDKWIIEKENGSYMEALEDQKENLVYLTADAETVLEELDPKKIYIVGGLVDRNRWKGITMKKAKEQGIQTAKLPIGSYLKMSSSQVLTVNQVIEILLKFMETKDWKVSFFQVIPQRKRPEADSEGYQKVEGEENEEKDDQLDSKKKCAWQVFCTI